In one window of Ovis aries strain OAR_USU_Benz2616 breed Rambouillet chromosome 3, ARS-UI_Ramb_v3.0, whole genome shotgun sequence DNA:
- the AIF1L gene encoding allograft inflammatory factor 1-like isoform X3 has protein sequence MVGMRPACTAGGLGESSCPSWQRVRVDPGHLSPPRLLSKEKYMEFDLNNEGEIDLMSLKRMMEKLGVPKTHLEMKKMISEVTGGVSDTISYRDFVNMMLGKRSAVLKLVMMFEGKANEGSPKPVGPPPERDIASLP, from the exons ATGGTTGGGATGCGGCCAGCCTGCACTGCTGGGGGTCTAGGGGAAAGCAGCTGCCCATCTTGGCAGAGGGTCAGAGTGGACCCTGGGCATCTTTCTCCACCTCGTCTGCTGTCAAAAG AGAAGTACATGGAGTTTGACCTGAACAATGAGGGCGAGATTG ATCTAATGTCTTTGAAAAGGATGATGGAGAAGCTTGGGGTCCCCAAGACCCACTTGGAGATGAAGAAGATGATCTCGGAGGTGACAGGTGGGGTCAGCGACACCATCTCCTACCGAGACTTTGTGAACATGATGCTGGGGAAACGCTCGGCGGTCCTTAAGCT AGTCATGATGTTCGAAGGAAAAGCCAATGAGGGCAGCCCCAAGCCAGTCGGGCCCCCTCCAGAGAGAGACATCGCCAGCCTGCCCTGA
- the AIF1L gene encoding allograft inflammatory factor 1-like isoform X4 translates to MEFDLNNEGEIDLMSLKRMMEKLGVPKTHLEMKKMISEVTGGVSDTISYRDFVNMMLGKRSAVLKLVMMFEGKANEGSPKPVGPPPERDIASLP, encoded by the exons ATGGAGTTTGACCTGAACAATGAGGGCGAGATTG ATCTAATGTCTTTGAAAAGGATGATGGAGAAGCTTGGGGTCCCCAAGACCCACTTGGAGATGAAGAAGATGATCTCGGAGGTGACAGGTGGGGTCAGCGACACCATCTCCTACCGAGACTTTGTGAACATGATGCTGGGGAAACGCTCGGCGGTCCTTAAGCT AGTCATGATGTTCGAAGGAAAAGCCAATGAGGGCAGCCCCAAGCCAGTCGGGCCCCCTCCAGAGAGAGACATCGCCAGCCTGCCCTGA